Proteins encoded together in one Corynebacterium liangguodongii window:
- the mfd gene encoding transcription-repair coupling factor, translating to MSNTAPALGGVLARALTDPKLQGLMNNVGQSRLHITGIDQVRSWATAALSREAPVLLVTATGHEAEDLSAELAALIGPANVAYFPALETLPHERLSPAADVVGARAKVLHELPRVIVTAARGACQPVLPAVEPITISTAQEYDFTELVRRINGFAYDHVDMVAKRGEFATRGGLIDVFPTTGEHPVRIEFWGDEVTDIRTFSVADQRTIDPVSRTELYPARQLLIDDSVAAKARQLAEDHPGNPTLVQLLTRISEHHHADGMEALIPVLTDAPYKALPELLPEGSIVVVTSPEKVRARIADLEATDREFLEAGWEAAAMGAQGPVAVEGLDVSASSYRSFESLEASARKAGNSWWTFAAPGMFSADDAETLPLEFSSAPAPKGDPRAIEQLFATLKLHVQSNGGTAAFIAPAKGTVERFAERLREHGISARIATPGLEPVDGKVTVYQGLSHAGVVFPGPNMVVVTETDLTGNRVGDIAGAKRRARKRRNRVDPLALKPGDFVVHDTHGIGKFVKMAERTIKAGDGDSRREYIVLEYQPAKRGQPNDQLWVPMESLDLLSKYSGGEQPSLSKMGGSDWKATKRKARAAVREIAGELVELYAKRQAAPGHAFAPDTPWQQEMEERFPFVETEDQMTAIEAVKEDMEKPTPMDRVIVGDVGFGKTEVAVRAAFKAVQDGTQVAVLVPTTLLAQQHFSTFSERMAGFGVNIRELSRFTSAADSKEIIAGLADGSVDVVIGTHRLLATGVQWKNLGLIIVDEEQRFGVEHKEHIKALKSHVDVLTMTATPIPRTLEMSLTGIREMTSITTPPEDRHPVLTYVGPQEDKQIAAAIRRELLRDGQVFYIHNKVADIEKAARRVRDLVPEARVVVAHGQMSEQVLEQTVQGFWNREYDVLVCTTIVETGLDIANANTLIVENAQNMGLSQLHQLRGRVGRSRDRAYAYFLYPKDKTLTETSYDRLATIAQNNELGSGIAVAQKDLEMRGAGNVLGAEQSGHIAGVGFDMYVRLVGEAVETFKAMMSGEPVDATDSTPKEIRVDLPVDAHIPETYVNSERLRLEIYRKLAQARDDASLDAVAEEMADRFGPLPDEVTRLMQVARLRHQARSVGISDILVQGTRIKFQPVDLPDSKQVRLKRLYPGANYRAAAKVLQVPLPRVAQGINQPTLRDTELVQWVSDFLAEMFGAEAKVFSLSE from the coding sequence ATGTCCAATACCGCACCTGCCCTAGGTGGCGTGCTCGCGCGCGCCTTGACGGATCCCAAGCTTCAGGGGCTGATGAACAACGTCGGCCAGTCTCGCCTCCACATCACCGGGATTGACCAGGTGCGCAGCTGGGCCACCGCGGCGCTCTCGCGGGAGGCCCCGGTGTTGCTCGTCACCGCGACGGGGCACGAGGCGGAAGATCTCAGCGCGGAGCTCGCCGCGCTCATTGGGCCTGCAAACGTGGCTTACTTCCCGGCGCTTGAGACGCTGCCGCACGAGCGGCTTTCCCCGGCGGCGGATGTGGTGGGCGCTCGCGCGAAGGTGCTCCACGAGCTCCCGCGCGTGATCGTCACCGCGGCGCGCGGCGCGTGCCAGCCGGTCTTGCCGGCGGTGGAGCCCATTACGATTAGCACCGCACAGGAGTACGACTTCACGGAGCTGGTGCGCCGGATCAACGGGTTCGCCTACGACCACGTCGATATGGTGGCCAAGCGCGGGGAGTTTGCCACGCGCGGCGGGCTGATCGATGTCTTCCCCACCACGGGGGAGCACCCCGTGCGCATCGAGTTTTGGGGCGACGAGGTCACGGACATCCGCACCTTTTCCGTCGCCGACCAGCGCACGATCGATCCCGTCTCGCGCACTGAGCTCTACCCCGCGCGCCAGCTGCTTATCGACGACTCAGTCGCCGCCAAGGCCCGACAGCTCGCGGAGGATCACCCTGGTAACCCGACGCTCGTGCAGCTTTTGACGCGGATTTCCGAACATCACCACGCCGACGGCATGGAGGCGCTCATCCCGGTGCTCACCGACGCGCCCTATAAGGCCCTGCCCGAGCTGCTACCGGAGGGCTCCATCGTCGTGGTGACGTCGCCTGAGAAGGTCCGGGCCCGCATCGCGGACCTGGAGGCTACTGACCGCGAGTTCCTCGAGGCGGGCTGGGAGGCCGCGGCGATGGGGGCGCAGGGCCCGGTCGCGGTCGAGGGCCTCGACGTCTCGGCGTCGTCGTATCGCTCGTTCGAATCCCTCGAGGCTTCCGCGCGCAAGGCGGGGAACTCCTGGTGGACTTTCGCGGCGCCGGGGATGTTTAGCGCCGACGATGCCGAAACGCTGCCCTTGGAGTTTTCCTCCGCCCCGGCGCCGAAGGGTGATCCACGCGCGATTGAGCAGCTCTTTGCCACCTTGAAGCTCCACGTGCAGTCCAATGGCGGTACTGCCGCCTTTATCGCCCCGGCCAAGGGCACGGTGGAGCGCTTCGCGGAGAGGCTGCGCGAGCACGGGATCTCCGCGCGCATCGCCACGCCGGGCCTCGAGCCTGTCGACGGCAAAGTCACCGTCTACCAGGGTCTCTCTCACGCAGGCGTGGTCTTTCCCGGGCCGAACATGGTGGTAGTCACGGAGACGGACCTGACCGGTAACCGCGTCGGCGATATCGCCGGTGCCAAGCGCCGGGCGCGCAAGCGCCGAAACCGCGTCGACCCGCTGGCGCTGAAGCCGGGGGATTTCGTGGTGCACGACACCCACGGCATCGGGAAGTTCGTGAAGATGGCCGAGCGCACCATCAAGGCAGGAGACGGAGATTCCCGCCGGGAATACATCGTGCTCGAATACCAGCCGGCGAAGCGGGGGCAGCCCAACGACCAGCTCTGGGTGCCCATGGAGTCCCTCGATTTGTTGTCGAAGTACTCGGGCGGTGAGCAGCCGTCGTTAAGCAAAATGGGCGGCTCGGATTGGAAGGCCACCAAGCGGAAGGCGCGCGCGGCCGTGCGCGAGATCGCTGGCGAGCTCGTGGAGCTCTACGCCAAGCGCCAGGCCGCGCCGGGCCACGCGTTCGCCCCGGATACGCCCTGGCAGCAGGAGATGGAGGAGCGCTTCCCGTTCGTCGAGACGGAGGACCAGATGACGGCCATCGAGGCGGTGAAAGAGGATATGGAAAAGCCGACGCCGATGGATCGTGTCATCGTCGGCGACGTCGGGTTCGGCAAGACCGAGGTTGCCGTGCGCGCGGCGTTCAAGGCCGTCCAGGACGGCACGCAGGTTGCGGTACTCGTGCCGACGACGCTGCTTGCGCAGCAGCATTTCTCGACGTTTAGCGAGCGCATGGCGGGCTTCGGCGTGAACATCCGTGAGCTCTCCCGCTTCACTTCGGCGGCGGACTCCAAGGAGATCATCGCCGGGCTTGCGGACGGCTCCGTCGACGTGGTCATCGGCACCCACCGCCTGCTCGCCACCGGCGTGCAGTGGAAGAACCTGGGGCTTATCATCGTCGACGAGGAGCAGCGCTTCGGCGTCGAGCACAAGGAGCACATCAAGGCGCTCAAATCGCACGTCGACGTGCTCACGATGACGGCGACCCCGATCCCGCGCACCCTCGAGATGTCGCTCACCGGCATCCGCGAGATGACCTCGATCACGACCCCGCCCGAGGACCGCCACCCGGTGCTCACCTACGTCGGCCCCCAGGAAGACAAGCAGATCGCCGCCGCGATCAGGCGCGAACTGCTGCGCGACGGCCAGGTCTTCTACATCCATAACAAGGTGGCCGACATCGAAAAGGCGGCGCGCCGCGTGCGGGATCTCGTCCCGGAGGCGCGCGTCGTCGTCGCGCACGGGCAGATGTCCGAGCAGGTCCTCGAGCAGACCGTCCAGGGTTTTTGGAACCGCGAGTACGACGTCCTCGTGTGCACCACGATCGTGGAGACGGGCCTGGATATCGCCAACGCGAACACCTTGATTGTGGAGAACGCGCAGAACATGGGCCTGTCCCAGCTCCACCAGCTGCGCGGCCGCGTCGGGCGCTCGCGAGACCGCGCCTACGCCTATTTCTTGTACCCGAAGGACAAGACGCTGACCGAGACCTCCTACGACAGGCTCGCGACCATCGCGCAGAACAACGAGCTCGGCTCCGGCATCGCGGTGGCGCAGAAGGACCTGGAGATGCGTGGGGCGGGCAACGTGCTCGGCGCGGAGCAGTCCGGCCACATCGCCGGCGTCGGCTTCGACATGTACGTTCGGCTCGTGGGCGAGGCCGTCGAGACGTTCAAGGCGATGATGTCCGGTGAGCCCGTTGACGCGACCGATTCCACGCCCAAGGAGATCCGCGTTGACCTGCCTGTTGACGCCCACATCCCCGAGACCTACGTCAACTCGGAGCGCCTGCGCCTGGAGATCTACCGCAAGCTCGCGCAGGCGCGTGACGACGCCTCCTTGGACGCCGTCGCCGAGGAAATGGCCGATCGCTTTGGGCCGCTGCCGGACGAGGTGACCCGCCTCATGCAGGTCGCGCGCCTGCGCCACCAGGCGCGCAGCGTCGGGATCAGCGACATCCTCGTCCAAGGCACCCGGATCAAGTTCCAGCCCGTCGATCTGCCCGATTCCAAGCAGGTACGCCTCAAGCGCCTCTACCCAGGGGCGAACTACCGCGCCGCGGCGAAGGTGCTCCAGGTACCGCTACCAAGGGTGGCCCAAGGCATCAACCAGCCGACACTGCGCGACACCGAGTTGGTGCAGTGGGTCTCGGACTTCCTGGCAGAGATGTTCGGGGCCGAAGCCAAGGTTTTCTCGCTGAGCGAGTAA
- a CDS encoding HNH endonuclease signature motif containing protein, giving the protein MEKDQVKRYFRTQRPGDARAELAQRKRDIDFELYSPWADPTYIVDDFELEVTGIQEATGESKATVEKAIFAYRRLADLPWLRAIQESTRLLDVKRLVAIDNVVAELGPELSAEVLGTIDEYLAAMFTPKKADQPLVAPRALTRRLHRFIAKLDERVGFNQRKRDERDKPAGKFTLYEFSGAKRSGLTVECDNATSALMAEYRRQVAREHKLTEAEAAQLILTGGVHGQPRVTIFGYAPVTPSGEVVPGASVFFPGHGWTDAAGTAALDELTEGNPPRVVNLDAVAAHAIDGYVPSANMRAYAVARDGVCLWPGCQRPAEKCQLDHRVPYDEGGATTPSNLYSLCATHHNLKTDRRAYYVPDPVTGDVVWLFGDGTYALAEPEGFIGEQLNQRNPRWNINLDARRRERDRVTTFYARGHKILDEFDATGNRAACESALDALEAEFKMRFPFEIPPEMYYEHPWNPEEGGEPLADYEARIARLIASDPFGR; this is encoded by the coding sequence ATGGAAAAAGACCAGGTCAAACGATACTTCCGTACGCAGCGTCCGGGCGATGCACGTGCGGAGCTGGCGCAACGCAAGCGGGACATTGACTTCGAGCTCTACTCGCCGTGGGCCGATCCGACGTACATCGTCGACGACTTCGAGCTTGAGGTAACGGGGATCCAGGAGGCAACGGGGGAGTCCAAGGCGACGGTGGAGAAGGCGATCTTCGCCTACCGGCGCCTGGCGGATCTGCCCTGGCTGCGGGCGATTCAAGAGTCGACTCGGCTGCTCGATGTCAAACGCCTCGTCGCCATCGACAACGTCGTGGCCGAACTTGGCCCGGAATTATCCGCCGAGGTGCTCGGGACGATCGACGAGTACCTCGCCGCGATGTTCACGCCCAAGAAGGCGGATCAGCCACTGGTTGCGCCGCGGGCGTTGACCCGACGCCTGCACCGGTTCATCGCGAAGTTGGATGAGCGGGTCGGTTTTAACCAGCGCAAGCGCGACGAGCGCGACAAACCCGCGGGGAAATTCACGCTCTATGAGTTTTCCGGAGCCAAGCGCTCGGGTCTGACGGTCGAATGCGATAACGCCACCAGTGCCTTGATGGCGGAATACCGCCGCCAGGTTGCGCGTGAACACAAACTCACCGAGGCGGAGGCTGCACAGCTCATCCTTACAGGAGGAGTGCACGGTCAGCCCCGCGTGACCATTTTTGGCTACGCCCCGGTGACTCCCAGTGGCGAGGTTGTGCCGGGGGCGTCGGTGTTCTTCCCGGGCCACGGGTGGACCGATGCGGCGGGCACGGCGGCCCTCGACGAGCTTACTGAGGGCAACCCGCCGCGCGTGGTCAACCTCGATGCCGTCGCTGCCCACGCCATCGACGGCTACGTTCCCTCCGCGAACATGAGGGCGTATGCGGTCGCTAGAGACGGAGTGTGCCTGTGGCCGGGATGCCAGAGACCGGCGGAGAAGTGCCAGCTCGATCACCGCGTCCCGTACGATGAGGGCGGCGCGACGACGCCGAGCAATCTCTACTCACTCTGCGCCACGCACCACAATCTGAAGACCGACCGGCGCGCATACTACGTTCCGGACCCGGTCACGGGCGACGTGGTGTGGCTATTCGGAGACGGCACGTACGCGCTCGCCGAGCCGGAGGGGTTCATTGGCGAGCAACTCAACCAGCGTAACCCGAGGTGGAACATCAACCTCGACGCGAGGCGCAGGGAAAGGGATAGGGTGACAACGTTTTACGCTCGGGGGCACAAGATCCTCGACGAGTTCGACGCCACCGGGAACCGCGCCGCCTGCGAGAGCGCATTGGACGCGCTCGAGGCTGAGTTTAAAATGCGCTTCCCCTTTGAGATACCACCCGAGATGTATTACGAGCACCCCTGGAATCCCGAGGAAGGAGGCGAGCCCCTCGCAGACTACGAGGCGAGAATCGCGAGACTTATCGCGAGCGACCCATTCGGGCGATGA
- the crtI gene encoding phytoene desaturase family protein → MAERTAIVIGAGVAGLATAALLGREGFRVTVIERLGEVGGRAGEETIDGYRFDTGPSWYLMPEAFDHFFGIFGLRASDVLDLVDLAPAYRIFPEDEEPLDVYSGRDRAIALFDAIEPGAGPTLSAYLDSAAEAYHLAVEHFLYTTFDSPRPFFSRSLRGRYLKLARLLTEGLEGVVEKKFRDRRLRQILTYPAVFLSSHPARTPSLYHLMSHTDLVEGVRYPRRGFSAVVSALASLACENGAEIRLNADVEAITYSGSSATGVRLTDGTWLLADAVVSTADLHFTETRLLPPSKRTFSDLWFAARDPGIGAVLVMLGTDKKLPQLAHHNLLFSRDWEPDFDAVFDSRDGASRSIYVSKPSATDPSTAPAGCENLFVLIPVAAAEGFGHGDLYEDVASPAVASLGDAAIDRIGSWCGIENFRDHITVARTLGPTDFASRYNAWSGGALGPAHTLRGSAFLRGRNASKKLSNLYYAGATTLPGVGVPMCLISAENVIARMGRSR, encoded by the coding sequence GTGGCTGAGCGCACCGCGATCGTCATCGGCGCCGGGGTCGCCGGTCTCGCCACCGCAGCGCTGCTCGGGCGCGAGGGGTTTCGCGTCACCGTCATCGAGCGCCTGGGCGAGGTCGGCGGCCGGGCGGGAGAGGAAACCATCGACGGCTACCGCTTCGACACAGGGCCGTCGTGGTATCTCATGCCGGAGGCGTTCGACCACTTCTTCGGGATCTTCGGCCTGCGCGCGTCCGACGTGCTCGACCTTGTCGATCTCGCCCCGGCCTACCGAATCTTCCCGGAGGATGAAGAGCCTCTCGATGTCTACTCGGGCCGCGACCGCGCCATCGCTCTTTTCGACGCCATCGAGCCCGGCGCAGGCCCCACCCTCTCTGCCTATCTCGACTCTGCGGCCGAGGCCTACCACCTGGCCGTCGAGCACTTCCTATACACCACCTTCGACTCTCCCCGTCCGTTTTTCTCGCGCTCCCTGCGCGGCCGCTACCTCAAATTGGCGCGGTTGTTGACAGAAGGGCTTGAGGGGGTCGTCGAGAAGAAATTTCGCGATCGGCGGCTGCGCCAGATTTTGACTTACCCGGCAGTTTTCCTCTCCTCGCACCCCGCACGAACGCCCTCGCTCTACCACCTCATGAGCCATACCGACCTCGTGGAGGGCGTGCGCTACCCGCGCCGCGGCTTCTCCGCCGTCGTCTCGGCGCTCGCCTCCCTGGCCTGCGAGAATGGCGCCGAGATCCGCCTAAACGCGGATGTCGAGGCGATTACCTATTCCGGCTCAAGCGCCACAGGCGTGCGCCTGACGGATGGGACCTGGCTGCTTGCTGACGCCGTTGTGTCCACGGCAGACCTGCACTTCACCGAGACTCGGCTTCTGCCTCCATCCAAGCGCACCTTCAGCGACCTCTGGTTCGCGGCGCGCGACCCCGGGATCGGCGCCGTGCTCGTCATGCTGGGAACCGACAAGAAGCTGCCCCAGCTTGCACACCATAATTTGCTTTTCAGCCGGGACTGGGAGCCGGATTTCGATGCTGTGTTTGACAGCCGCGACGGGGCATCGCGGTCGATCTACGTGTCCAAGCCATCAGCAACGGATCCCTCCACCGCGCCCGCGGGTTGCGAGAACCTTTTCGTCCTCATCCCCGTCGCCGCGGCGGAGGGTTTCGGGCACGGCGACCTGTACGAGGACGTCGCGTCCCCGGCCGTCGCCTCGCTTGGCGACGCCGCCATCGACCGCATCGGGTCCTGGTGCGGGATCGAGAACTTCCGAGACCACATTACCGTTGCGCGTACGCTCGGCCCCACCGACTTCGCGAGTCGCTACAACGCGTGGTCGGGTGGTGCCCTCGGCCCAGCACACACGCTGCGCGGATCGGCTTTCCTGCGCGGGCGCAACGCATCGAAGAAGCTGAGCAACCTCTATTACGCGGGCGCGACGACGCTACCCGGCGTGGGTGTGCCAATGTGCCTGATCAGCGCGGAGAACGTCATCGCCCGAATGGGTCGCTCGCGATAA
- a CDS encoding phytoene/squalene synthase family protein, with translation MNAALSHYDRACDRVAAQVIAEYSTSFSLATRLLGPAVRRDVRNLYAMARIADEIVDGAGGSEKAALLDTYEASVRRASATRFHTDPVLHAFANSARRCRFDDSHLEAFFASMRRDLTQRSYAPAEFESYVYGSAEVIGLMCVNAFLADAPVDADVRRELDSGARALGSAFQKVNFLRDLGEDHNELGRTYFPRLIGRELDDHAKAGLVAEIRSELARAERAIALLPRSCRAGVAAAHAIFTELTNLIDATPAAALASARISVSNHRKLYLAARALGRHRG, from the coding sequence GTGAATGCCGCCCTATCGCACTACGACCGCGCGTGCGACCGCGTCGCCGCTCAGGTCATCGCTGAGTATTCCACCAGCTTCTCGCTGGCCACGCGCCTGCTCGGCCCCGCGGTACGGCGGGACGTGCGCAACCTCTACGCCATGGCCCGCATCGCCGACGAGATCGTCGACGGTGCGGGAGGGAGCGAGAAAGCTGCGCTTCTCGATACCTACGAGGCCAGCGTCCGCCGCGCATCGGCGACGCGTTTCCACACCGATCCGGTCCTCCATGCTTTCGCGAACAGCGCTCGCCGCTGCCGCTTCGACGACTCCCACCTCGAGGCGTTTTTCGCCTCGATGCGCCGCGACCTGACACAGAGGTCCTATGCCCCGGCAGAGTTCGAGTCCTACGTGTATGGTTCAGCCGAGGTCATCGGTCTCATGTGCGTCAATGCGTTCCTCGCCGATGCCCCAGTCGATGCCGACGTGCGCCGCGAGCTCGATTCCGGGGCACGCGCACTCGGATCGGCCTTCCAAAAGGTCAATTTCCTGCGCGACTTAGGCGAGGATCACAACGAGCTCGGCCGCACCTACTTTCCCCGGCTTATTGGTCGCGAACTTGACGACCATGCCAAGGCGGGGCTCGTCGCCGAGATCCGTTCCGAGCTCGCGCGCGCCGAGCGCGCCATCGCTCTACTACCGCGCTCCTGCCGCGCCGGTGTTGCCGCGGCGCACGCCATCTTCACCGAGCTCACTAACCTTATCGACGCCACCCCTGCAGCTGCGTTGGCATCTGCACGCATCTCCGTGTCAAACCACCGCAAGCTCTACCTCGCCGCCAGGGCACTGGGGAGGCACCGTGGCTGA
- a CDS encoding Bax inhibitor-1/YccA family protein — MRSNNPVLSQLPQAGSEAGYGYQQNYQPSTRRPMTVDDVVTKTGITLAVIVACAVANTAIALTGNPGLTSILTFVGAIGGFITVLVHSFGKNFGSRTVTLIYAVFEGLFVGGFSVVMSGWVIGNANAGAMIAQAILGTLGVFLGMLYVYKTGAVKVTPRFNRILTGAIFGVAIMALGNLVLFLFTGMNPLRDGGPLAIIFGIVCIILAALSFLQDFDLADKLVRTGAPSEMAWGVALGLAVTLVWLYTEILHLLSQAQRD; from the coding sequence GTGAGAAGCAACAACCCTGTCTTGTCCCAGCTCCCGCAGGCGGGAAGCGAGGCGGGCTACGGGTACCAGCAGAACTACCAGCCAAGCACCCGCCGCCCGATGACTGTTGATGATGTCGTGACCAAGACCGGCATCACCCTCGCGGTTATCGTCGCGTGCGCGGTGGCCAACACGGCGATCGCTCTGACCGGTAACCCCGGCCTGACCTCGATTCTGACCTTCGTCGGCGCCATCGGTGGTTTTATCACCGTCTTGGTCCACAGCTTTGGCAAGAACTTCGGTTCCCGCACCGTGACCCTGATCTATGCGGTCTTCGAGGGCCTCTTCGTCGGCGGATTCTCCGTCGTCATGTCGGGCTGGGTGATCGGGAACGCGAACGCGGGCGCGATGATTGCCCAGGCAATCCTCGGCACCCTCGGCGTGTTCCTCGGCATGCTCTACGTCTACAAGACCGGCGCGGTGAAGGTCACCCCGCGGTTTAACCGCATCCTCACCGGGGCAATCTTCGGCGTGGCCATCATGGCTTTGGGTAACCTTGTGCTGTTCCTTTTCACGGGCATGAACCCGCTGCGCGACGGTGGCCCGCTCGCCATCATCTTCGGCATCGTGTGCATCATCTTGGCCGCGCTGTCCTTCCTGCAGGATTTCGACCTCGCGGACAAGCTCGTGCGCACCGGCGCACCGTCCGAGATGGCCTGGGGCGTCGCTCTCGGCCTCGCGGTAACACTCGTGTGGCTCTACACCGAGATCCTGCACCTGCTCTCGCAGGCGCAACGCGACTAG
- the greA gene encoding transcription elongation factor GreA: MAEAQKQYITPEMKAKLENELQALIDNRPVIAAEINERREEGDLKENAGYDAAREQQDQEEARIKQISEILANTTTERAGIVEGVAQVGSVVHVYYNGDESDKETFLIGTRAASTDNKDLETYSESSPLGAAVVGASEGETRTYLAPNGREISVTVVTAEPYDSDKAATPRSRS; this comes from the coding sequence ATGGCTGAAGCCCAGAAGCAGTACATCACCCCGGAGATGAAGGCGAAGCTCGAAAACGAGCTGCAGGCCCTCATCGACAACCGCCCGGTCATCGCCGCGGAGATCAACGAACGCCGCGAAGAGGGCGACCTGAAGGAAAACGCCGGCTACGACGCGGCGCGCGAGCAGCAGGACCAGGAGGAGGCCCGGATCAAGCAGATCTCGGAGATCCTGGCCAACACCACGACCGAGCGCGCCGGCATCGTCGAGGGCGTCGCCCAGGTCGGGTCCGTCGTCCACGTCTACTACAACGGTGACGAGAGCGACAAGGAAACCTTCCTCATCGGCACCCGCGCCGCCTCAACCGACAACAAGGACCTGGAGACCTACTCCGAGAGCTCCCCGCTCGGTGCCGCCGTTGTCGGTGCCTCCGAGGGCGAGACGCGCACCTACCTCGCGCCGAACGGCCGCGAGATTTCGGTCACCGTCGTCACCGCGGAGCCGTATGATTCGGATAAGGCCGCAACCCCACGCTCGCGCTCGTAG
- a CDS encoding DUF4307 domain-containing protein produces MTPPAPPRARYSANPASGPGGKVFAIAATLMVLLVIVAGATRLLQRLQVPVSANFVTQEAIDDASTKLWIDITRKDPSVPSYCIVTAVDYDFAEVGRREVIVPAGGEKLTHVGIELPVRAPAVSGRVYGCSTDIPFYMDVTP; encoded by the coding sequence GTGACTCCCCCCGCACCCCCGCGCGCACGCTACTCTGCCAACCCCGCTTCCGGGCCGGGGGGCAAGGTGTTCGCCATCGCCGCAACGCTCATGGTGCTGCTCGTCATCGTCGCGGGCGCTACTCGATTGCTTCAGCGCCTGCAGGTGCCGGTGTCGGCCAACTTTGTCACGCAAGAAGCGATTGACGACGCCTCCACGAAGCTTTGGATCGACATCACCCGCAAAGACCCCTCGGTGCCATCGTATTGCATCGTCACCGCGGTGGATTACGACTTCGCTGAGGTGGGGCGTCGTGAAGTGATCGTACCCGCGGGGGGCGAGAAGCTCACCCACGTCGGCATCGAGCTCCCCGTGCGCGCCCCCGCGGTTTCCGGCCGGGTCTATGGGTGCTCAACCGATATCCCCTTCTACATGGATGTCACCCCCTAG
- the mca gene encoding mycothiol conjugate amidase Mca, with translation MRLLAVHAHPDDESSKGAATLARYADQGHRVKVVTCTDGQRGDILNPAMDRPGVLENMTTVRREEMARAAAALGVEHEWMGYVDSGLPEGDPLPPLPEGCFALVDTLEATRSLVRVIREFRPHVIITYDENGGYPHPDHLKVHEISMRAWELAGDAGFAPEEGEPWTPLKLYYTHGFILQRMQLLHDRLLDQGKPSPYGYMIKRWAENEADVMSRVTTRIECADYFEHRAAALTAHATQIDPAGAFLASPIEDQREVWPTEEFELARTRVTTHLPEDDLFAGIEEDAQ, from the coding sequence ATGCGCCTACTAGCAGTTCACGCTCACCCGGACGACGAGTCTTCGAAGGGAGCGGCGACCCTGGCGCGCTACGCGGATCAAGGGCACCGCGTCAAGGTGGTCACCTGCACCGACGGTCAGCGCGGCGACATCTTGAACCCGGCGATGGATCGCCCCGGCGTGCTAGAGAACATGACCACGGTGCGCCGAGAAGAGATGGCCCGCGCGGCCGCCGCGCTCGGCGTCGAGCACGAGTGGATGGGCTACGTCGATTCCGGGTTGCCCGAGGGCGACCCGCTCCCGCCCCTGCCCGAGGGGTGCTTCGCGCTCGTCGATACGCTGGAAGCCACGCGGTCTCTCGTCCGCGTCATCAGGGAGTTTCGGCCGCACGTCATCATCACCTACGACGAAAACGGCGGGTACCCCCACCCCGACCACCTCAAGGTGCACGAGATCTCCATGCGCGCGTGGGAGCTCGCGGGAGACGCGGGGTTTGCGCCCGAGGAGGGTGAGCCCTGGACGCCGCTGAAACTCTATTACACCCACGGGTTCATCCTGCAGCGCATGCAGCTGCTGCACGACCGCCTCCTTGACCAAGGCAAGCCGAGTCCGTACGGGTACATGATCAAGCGCTGGGCGGAAAACGAGGCCGACGTGATGTCGCGGGTGACCACCCGCATCGAGTGCGCGGACTACTTCGAACACCGCGCCGCCGCGCTGACGGCGCACGCGACCCAGATCGATCCGGCCGGCGCGTTTTTAGCCAGCCCGATCGAGGACCAGCGGGAGGTGTGGCCGACGGAGGAGTTCGAGCTCGCCCGCACCCGCGTGACCACCCACCTACCGGAAGATGATCTGTTCGCGGGCATAGAGGAGGATGCACAGTGA
- a CDS encoding isoprenyl transferase encodes MTALVKFLYPFYEARLKRELRGKKGPRHIAVMADGNRRWARESGYVDVSHGHRAGAAKIGELVRWAAEMEIEVVTIYLLSTENLKRTTEEVELLFNIISGVIEDLAADDHSCRVRLVGHLELLPAEVAAGMQRSAQATTDKVGLTVNIAVGYGGRQEIVDAVRTLVAEEADAGRSAEEIVQAVTADSIEAHLYTSGQPDPDLVIRTSGEQRLSGFLLWQAAYSEIWFTDTYWPAFRKIDFLRALRDYSKRSRRFGK; translated from the coding sequence GTGACTGCGCTGGTGAAATTCCTCTACCCCTTCTACGAGGCGAGGCTGAAGCGTGAGCTGCGCGGAAAGAAGGGGCCGCGACACATCGCGGTGATGGCCGACGGTAACCGCCGCTGGGCCCGCGAGTCCGGGTACGTCGACGTCTCCCACGGGCACCGCGCGGGCGCGGCGAAGATCGGCGAGCTGGTGCGCTGGGCCGCGGAGATGGAGATCGAGGTGGTCACCATCTACCTGCTCTCGACGGAAAACCTCAAGCGCACGACCGAAGAGGTTGAGCTGCTTTTCAATATCATCTCCGGCGTTATCGAAGACCTCGCGGCCGACGACCATTCCTGCCGCGTTAGGCTCGTCGGGCACTTAGAGCTCCTGCCCGCGGAGGTGGCCGCGGGCATGCAGCGCTCCGCGCAGGCTACGACGGACAAGGTGGGGCTGACCGTCAACATTGCCGTGGGCTACGGCGGGCGCCAGGAGATCGTCGACGCGGTGCGGACGCTGGTGGCCGAGGAAGCGGACGCGGGAAGGTCGGCGGAGGAGATTGTTCAGGCCGTCACAGCGGATTCGATCGAGGCGCACCTCTACACATCTGGCCAGCCGGACCCGGACCTGGTGATTCGGACCTCGGGGGAGCAGCGCTTAAGCGGGTTCTTGCTCTGGCAGGCGGCCTACTCGGAGATCTGGTTTACCGATACATACTGGCCAGCGTTTCGGAAGATCGATTTCCTGCGCGCCCTGCGCGACTATTCGAAACGCTCAAGACGCTTCGGCAAGTAA